From the genome of Scytonema hofmannii PCC 7110, one region includes:
- the crtO gene encoding beta-carotene ketolase CrtO: MQTYDVVIIGAGHNGLVCAAYLLKAGYSVLLLEKRSVPGGAATTEECLPKEAPGFKFNLCAIDHEFIHLGPVVEELELHKYGLEYLECDPVVFCPHPDGKYFLGHKSLEKTCAEIARYSDRDAKKYAEYTKYWQRALGAMIPMFNAPPKSILDILGNYDIAKIKDLFSVIGSANKTLDFVRNMMTSAEDLLNEWFDSEFLKAPLARLAAELGAPPSQKTIAIGAIMMAMRHDPGMARPRGGTGALVQALVNLVTSKGGTILTDQKVKKILIDDGRAVGVQVENGTEYRAKHGVISNIDAQRVFLQLVDTSDINAADPNLKERLERRIVNNNETILKIDLALNEAPRFERYQHRDEYLIGSVLIADSIAHVEQAHSKCTLGEIPDSDPSMYVVVPTMLDPTMAPPGKHTVWIEFFAPYQIANANGTGLKGTGWTDELKNKVADRVVDKLAEYAPNVKDAIIARRVESPAELGERLGAYKGNYYHIDMTLDQMVFFRPLPEIANYRTPIENLFLTGAGTHPGGSISGMPGRNCARVFLQTKHPIAQTLKDARDSIMSTVESVFRIG, from the coding sequence ATGCAAACGTATGATGTTGTAATTATTGGAGCAGGACATAATGGGTTAGTTTGTGCTGCTTACTTGTTAAAAGCTGGTTACAGCGTCTTGTTGTTGGAAAAACGTTCCGTTCCTGGCGGTGCGGCGACAACGGAGGAATGTTTGCCAAAGGAAGCACCGGGGTTTAAATTTAACTTGTGTGCGATCGACCACGAGTTTATTCATCTGGGGCCAGTTGTCGAAGAATTAGAACTGCACAAGTATGGTTTAGAATATTTAGAGTGCGATCCTGTTGTTTTCTGCCCACATCCTGATGGTAAGTACTTCTTAGGTCATAAGTCTCTAGAAAAAACTTGTGCAGAAATTGCTCGTTATAGCGATCGCGATGCCAAAAAATATGCAGAATATACAAAGTATTGGCAGCGAGCACTTGGTGCGATGATTCCCATGTTTAACGCACCACCAAAATCAATATTAGATATTCTAGGCAACTACGATATTGCAAAAATAAAAGATTTATTTTCGGTGATTGGTTCTGCCAACAAAACGCTGGATTTTGTTCGCAATATGATGACTAGTGCAGAAGATCTTCTGAATGAGTGGTTTGATTCAGAATTTCTAAAAGCACCTCTTGCAAGACTCGCGGCTGAATTAGGTGCGCCCCCCTCACAAAAAACCATTGCCATTGGTGCGATAATGATGGCAATGCGCCACGATCCTGGTATGGCAAGACCTCGTGGCGGTACTGGGGCATTAGTACAAGCTCTGGTCAATTTGGTAACAAGTAAAGGCGGTACAATCTTAACAGACCAAAAAGTTAAGAAGATTTTGATCGATGATGGTCGTGCAGTCGGCGTACAAGTCGAGAATGGTACAGAGTATCGTGCCAAACATGGTGTCATCTCCAATATTGATGCTCAGCGAGTCTTTTTACAATTAGTGGATACAAGCGATATCAATGCAGCCGATCCTAATTTAAAAGAAAGATTAGAACGTCGCATTGTCAATAACAATGAAACTATCCTAAAGATAGACTTAGCTTTAAATGAAGCCCCACGGTTTGAACGCTATCAACATAGAGATGAATATCTAATTGGTTCCGTACTCATTGCTGATTCTATCGCTCATGTAGAGCAAGCTCATAGTAAATGTACCTTGGGAGAAATTCCAGATTCCGACCCATCCATGTACGTAGTTGTGCCAACAATGTTAGATCCAACAATGGCACCTCCAGGAAAACACACCGTATGGATTGAGTTTTTTGCCCCATATCAAATTGCCAATGCAAACGGTACGGGATTAAAAGGAACGGGTTGGACGGATGAACTCAAGAACAAAGTTGCAGATAGAGTAGTTGACAAGTTAGCAGAATACGCGCCAAATGTGAAAGACGCAATCATTGCACGTCGTGTAGAAAGTCCGGCAGAATTAGGAGAAAGATTGGGTGCGTACAAAGGGAATTACTACCACATTGATATGACCTTAGATCAAATGGTATTTTTCCGTCCCCTACCAGAAATAGCAAACTACAGAACACCAATTGAAAATTTATTTCTCACAGGTGCGGGAACTCACCCAGGTGGTTCTATTTCAGGAATGCCGGGACGCAATTGTGCGCGAGTCTTTTTGCAAACAAAACATCCTATAGCCCAAACTTTAAAAGATGCACGAGATTCTATTATGTCAACCGTTGAATCGGTGTTTAGGATTGGTTAA